A portion of the Leptospira noumeaensis genome contains these proteins:
- a CDS encoding aspartate aminotransferase family protein: MAQGFSMNEYPDVDQVYKDLRKLISLPIRSIRKDAMDDIIHNYFDKKCSKSKAMITKASEYIPGGVQHNLSFNHPFPLVFTEASGAYLYDLDGNKYIDFLQAGGPTVLGSNPNIVRKKVIELLNTTGPVTGLFHEYEYKLAEKIVELVPSVEMFRMLGSGTEACMASIRVARLATKKKNIVKMGGAYHGWSDQLAYGLRIPGTRHFEANGVPKSIFKYTQEFYPNDLNALESVLKRNRFRGGTAAVLIEPVGPESGTRPLDRNFNKGVRELCDKYGALLIFDEVVTAFRIGLSGAQGYYGVTPDLTIFGKVVAGGYPSAGGLGGKKEYMKYVSAGLQTGTKKALIGGTMAANPLSSAAGYFTLCEMEKTGALEKSGRAGDRLTKGLQKLIKKYDLPFVAFNQGSICHLETVGTMLLDINIKKFWTIKKTISEAHKRKHAMEEMGAAYMSEGLVTLAGSRLYTSASDTDAVIDDALKRFDRVFQKVEGVA, translated from the coding sequence ATGGCCCAAGGCTTTTCCATGAACGAATACCCAGATGTAGACCAAGTTTACAAAGACTTAAGGAAACTCATTTCCCTTCCCATCCGCTCCATTCGTAAAGACGCAATGGATGATATCATTCATAATTACTTTGATAAAAAATGCAGTAAGTCCAAAGCCATGATCACTAAGGCTTCGGAATACATTCCTGGCGGGGTCCAACACAACCTTTCTTTCAATCACCCCTTCCCTCTTGTATTCACTGAGGCATCCGGTGCTTATCTCTATGATTTAGACGGAAATAAATACATCGATTTTTTACAAGCCGGTGGGCCTACCGTTCTCGGAAGTAATCCAAATATTGTCCGTAAAAAAGTCATCGAACTTCTCAATACAACTGGTCCCGTTACTGGTCTTTTTCATGAATACGAATACAAGTTAGCTGAAAAAATTGTAGAGTTAGTTCCTTCTGTGGAAATGTTTCGTATGCTCGGCTCGGGAACGGAAGCTTGTATGGCATCGATTCGTGTGGCAAGGCTTGCCACTAAGAAAAAAAATATAGTGAAGATGGGTGGAGCTTATCATGGTTGGAGTGACCAATTGGCTTATGGACTACGAATCCCGGGCACAAGGCATTTTGAAGCCAATGGAGTTCCTAAATCCATTTTCAAATACACACAAGAATTTTATCCGAACGATTTGAACGCTTTAGAATCTGTTCTCAAAAGAAATCGTTTCCGTGGTGGTACGGCGGCTGTTCTCATTGAACCAGTAGGACCAGAAAGTGGAACAAGACCTCTTGACCGTAATTTCAACAAAGGTGTTAGAGAACTTTGTGATAAATACGGTGCCCTTCTTATTTTTGATGAAGTGGTCACCGCATTCCGTATTGGACTCAGTGGTGCCCAAGGGTATTATGGTGTGACTCCTGACCTTACTATCTTTGGAAAAGTTGTGGCAGGTGGATATCCATCAGCTGGTGGACTTGGTGGTAAAAAAGAATACATGAAATATGTATCCGCTGGACTCCAAACTGGCACCAAAAAGGCATTAATCGGTGGAACCATGGCTGCAAACCCACTCAGTTCTGCTGCTGGTTATTTTACTCTTTGTGAAATGGAAAAAACAGGAGCTCTTGAAAAATCAGGAAGGGCTGGAGACCGCCTAACAAAAGGACTACAAAAACTGATCAAAAAGTATGACCTTCCTTTTGTGGCCTTCAACCAAGGTTCCATTTGCCATTTAGAAACCGTTGGCACTATGTTACTCGATATCAACATCAAGAAGTTCTGGACTATTAAAAAAACCATCTCAGAAGCGCATAAAAGAAAACATGCGATGGAAGAAATGGGTGCCGCTTATATGTCAGAAGGACTTGTGACTCTTGCAGGAAGTAGACTTTATACCAGTGCTTCCGATACAGATGCGGTGATTGATGACGCCCTCAAACGATTTGATCGTGTGTTCCAAAAAGTGGAAGGTGTGGCTTAA
- a CDS encoding TetR/AcrR family transcriptional regulator yields MAETKHFNDSFERISEEKRNRILSTAISEFANRGFTSANTNTIAQKAGISVGSLYKYFETKEDFFLTVVDHGITQLEKTLESVLSLDLDLFGKIEKIIRIIQTHSRINQDIIRLYNEMTTESNYELITRLSGELESLSAKCYIEMINLAKKEGTISSDIDSNLSAFLLDNIFMTLQFSYSTVYYKERMKIYLGEDVFDKDEDVVAGVMRVIRRALGG; encoded by the coding sequence ATGGCAGAGACAAAGCATTTTAATGATAGTTTTGAACGGATTTCCGAAGAAAAACGGAATCGAATTTTATCCACAGCCATTTCTGAATTTGCCAACCGCGGGTTTACAAGCGCCAATACAAATACCATCGCCCAAAAAGCGGGGATCAGTGTTGGTTCCCTCTATAAATACTTCGAAACCAAAGAGGATTTTTTCCTCACGGTGGTGGATCATGGAATCACCCAATTAGAAAAAACCTTAGAATCTGTCCTTTCCTTGGATCTGGATTTGTTTGGCAAAATAGAAAAGATCATTCGTATCATCCAAACCCACTCGCGGATCAACCAAGACATCATCCGTCTCTACAATGAAATGACAACGGAAAGTAATTATGAACTGATCACACGTCTTTCTGGTGAGTTGGAATCTTTATCTGCAAAATGTTATATTGAAATGATCAATCTTGCCAAAAAAGAAGGAACCATCTCCTCCGATATCGACAGTAACCTTTCAGCTTTTTTGCTCGATAATATTTTTATGACCTTACAGTTTTCTTACTCCACCGTATATTATAAAGAGCGTATGAAGATCTATTTAGGCGAAGATGTGTTTGATAAGGATGAAGACGTTGTGGCCGGTGTCATGCGCGTGATCCGTAGGGCGCTTGGTGGGTGA